Proteins encoded within one genomic window of Drosophila willistoni isolate 14030-0811.24 chromosome XL unlocalized genomic scaffold, UCI_dwil_1.1 Seg141, whole genome shotgun sequence:
- the LOC6648875 gene encoding vesicle transport protein GOT1B: MIEITDLQKIGIGLAGFGISFLFLGMLLLFDKGLLAIGNILFISGLGCVIGVERTLRFFFQRHKVKGTTAFFGGIVIVLLGWPIIGMIIESYGFFALFSGFFPVAINFLGRVPVLGTLLNLPFMQKIVQKLGGDGNRTTV, translated from the exons atgatCGAGATCACAGATCTGCAAA AAATTGGCATCGGCTTGGCTGGCTTTGGCATatcgtttttgtttcttggcaTGCTGCTACTATTCGACAAAGGCTTGCTTGCAATAGGCAAT ATACTATTTATATCTGGACTAGGATGTGTGATCGGTGTGGAGAGGACTCTGCGCTTTTTCTTTCAACGTCATAAAGTCAAAGGAACTACAGCATTCTTTGGCGGCATTGTCATTGTGCTGCTAGGTTGGCCTATAATTGGCATGATAATTGAATCCTATGGATTTTTTGCACTCTTCAG CGGATTTTTCCCCGTAGCCATCAATTTCCTTGGACGAGTACCCGTGTTGGGAACGCTTTTAAATTTACCATTTATGCAAAAG
- the LOC6648996 gene encoding RNA-binding protein cabeza isoform X1, translating to MDRGGYGGGAGQGYNNFAVPPPNYQQMPNKSGNYNEPPPNYNKPGGSYDSGHRGSGGGGGGSGSGGGSWNDRGGNSYGNGGASKDNYNKGPGGYSGSSSGGGGGSSGGGNDMITQEDTIFVSGMDPSTTEQEIETHFGAIGIIKKDKRTMKPKIWLYKNKETGASKGEATVTYDDTNAAQSAIEWFDGREFNGCSIKVSLAQRQNNWNKGGGGRGGGFGGRSRGGGGGGGGGGGNRFDRGGGGGGGGGGGRFDRGGGGGGGGGGGGGNVQPRDGDWKCNSCNNTNFAWRNECNRCKTPKSGDEGGSSGGGGGGYGGGGGGGSYGGMNDRGNDRSGGGGFQSRDRNSGGGGGGGYSRYGNDSGGGGRGRGGGGGGGGGGGGGRRDGGGSMRSRPY from the exons ATGGATC GTGGCGGTTACGGTGGTGGTGCCGGACAGGGATACAACAACTTTGCTGTTCCTCCACCAAATTACCAACAAATGCCAAATAAAAGTGGTAACTACAATGAGCCTCCACCTAATTACAATAAACCAGGCGGAA GTTATGATTCCGGTCATCGTGGCTcgggtggtggtggtggtggcagcggcagcggcggcggctcATGGAATGATAGAGGAGGAAACTCTTATGG AAATGGAGGCGCCAGCAAGGACAACTACAACAAAG GACCTGGAGGTTACTCTGGTAGCAGCagcggtggcggcggcggcagcagcggcggcggcaacgACATGATTACTCAGGAAGACACCATCTTTGTCTCAGGAATGGATCCATCTACCACAGAGCAAGAGATTGAAACTCATTTTGGTGCCATTGGTATAATAAAG AAAGATAAGCGTACTATGAAACCAAAGATTTGGTTATATAAGAATAAAGAAACTGGCGCCTCCAAGGGAGAAGCCACTGTCACATATGATGATACAAATGCCGCACAATCGGCCATTGAGTGGTTCGATGGACGTGAATTTAATGGATGCAGCATTAAGGTCTCCTTGGCCCAACGACAAAATAATTGGAATAAAGGAGGCGGTGGTCGTGGTGGCGGCTTTGGTGGTCGTAGCCGTGGTGGAGGCGGCGGTGGAGGTGGAGGCGGTGGCAATCGCTTTGATcgcggcggcggtggtggtggcggcggcggcggcggccgCTTCGACcgtggtggcggcggcggaggaggcggtggtggcggcggAGGTAATGTCCAGCCACGTGATGGTGATTGGAAATGCAACAGCTGCAACAACACCAATTTCGCCTGGCGTAACGAGTGTAATCG ttgCAAAACTCCCAAAAGCGGCGATGAAGGtggcagcagcggcggcggcggaggCGGCTATGGTggaggcggcggcggtggcagTTACGGTGGCATGAATGACCGCGGAAACGATCGTTCTGGTGGCGGAGGATTCCAAAGCAGAGATCGTAACTCAGGTggaggcggcggcggtggctaCTCCCGCTATGGAAACGATAGCGGAGGTGGTGGTCGTGGCcgcggtggtggtggaggcggaggaggaggtggtggtggtggccgTCGCGATGGCGGTGGCTCCATGCGTTCCCGACCATATTAA
- the LOC6648996 gene encoding RNA-binding protein cabeza isoform X2: protein MDRYDSGHRGSGGGGGGSGSGGGSWNDRGGNSYGNGGASKDNYNKGPGGYSGSSSGGGGGSSGGGNDMITQEDTIFVSGMDPSTTEQEIETHFGAIGIIKKDKRTMKPKIWLYKNKETGASKGEATVTYDDTNAAQSAIEWFDGREFNGCSIKVSLAQRQNNWNKGGGGRGGGFGGRSRGGGGGGGGGGGNRFDRGGGGGGGGGGGRFDRGGGGGGGGGGGGGNVQPRDGDWKCNSCNNTNFAWRNECNRCKTPKSGDEGGSSGGGGGGYGGGGGGGSYGGMNDRGNDRSGGGGFQSRDRNSGGGGGGGYSRYGNDSGGGGRGRGGGGGGGGGGGGGRRDGGGSMRSRPY, encoded by the exons ATGGATC GTTATGATTCCGGTCATCGTGGCTcgggtggtggtggtggtggcagcggcagcggcggcggctcATGGAATGATAGAGGAGGAAACTCTTATGG AAATGGAGGCGCCAGCAAGGACAACTACAACAAAG GACCTGGAGGTTACTCTGGTAGCAGCagcggtggcggcggcggcagcagcggcggcggcaacgACATGATTACTCAGGAAGACACCATCTTTGTCTCAGGAATGGATCCATCTACCACAGAGCAAGAGATTGAAACTCATTTTGGTGCCATTGGTATAATAAAG AAAGATAAGCGTACTATGAAACCAAAGATTTGGTTATATAAGAATAAAGAAACTGGCGCCTCCAAGGGAGAAGCCACTGTCACATATGATGATACAAATGCCGCACAATCGGCCATTGAGTGGTTCGATGGACGTGAATTTAATGGATGCAGCATTAAGGTCTCCTTGGCCCAACGACAAAATAATTGGAATAAAGGAGGCGGTGGTCGTGGTGGCGGCTTTGGTGGTCGTAGCCGTGGTGGAGGCGGCGGTGGAGGTGGAGGCGGTGGCAATCGCTTTGATcgcggcggcggtggtggtggcggcggcggcggcggccgCTTCGACcgtggtggcggcggcggaggaggcggtggtggcggcggAGGTAATGTCCAGCCACGTGATGGTGATTGGAAATGCAACAGCTGCAACAACACCAATTTCGCCTGGCGTAACGAGTGTAATCG ttgCAAAACTCCCAAAAGCGGCGATGAAGGtggcagcagcggcggcggcggaggCGGCTATGGTggaggcggcggcggtggcagTTACGGTGGCATGAATGACCGCGGAAACGATCGTTCTGGTGGCGGAGGATTCCAAAGCAGAGATCGTAACTCAGGTggaggcggcggcggtggctaCTCCCGCTATGGAAACGATAGCGGAGGTGGTGGTCGTGGCcgcggtggtggtggaggcggaggaggaggtggtggtggtggccgTCGCGATGGCGGTGGCTCCATGCGTTCCCGACCATATTAA
- the LOC6648997 gene encoding endoplasmic reticulum resident protein 44 yields the protein MIQTRSSPLLGPCLALVAVLHVFHHPTPTDAGAVPMTSENIDMTLASNELVFLNFYAEWCRFSNILAPIFNEAADKIKEEFPDAGKVVLGKVDCDKETTIASRFHINKYPTLKIVRNGQLSKREYRGQRSADAFLEFVKKQLEDPIKEFQSLKDLETLDSKKRSIIGYFDRRDQPEYDTFRKVATNLKEDCQFHVGFGDASLAMHPPGTPIIVFRPDVALSHDNDETFTGSLQNFDELKIWIQEKCVPLVREITFENAEELTEEGLPFLILFHRPDDHNSIKDYKSIIERQLLDEKQNVNFLTADGKRFAHPLHHLGKSEDDLPLIAIDSFKHMYLFPHFSDMYTAGKLKQFLQDLYSGKLHREFHYGPDPTNNEIQAETGKGTSPPESKFKELGPSKHRYTLLEKDEL from the exons ATGATTCAAACAAGAAGTAGTCCACTGCTGGGACCGTGCTTAGCTTTAGTTGCG GTTCTTCATGTTTTCCATCATCCTACCCCAACAGATGCTGGTGCGGTGCCTATGACCAGTGAAAATATTGATATGACATTAG CATCAAATGAATTGGTTTTCCTAAATTTTTATGCGGAGTGGTGTCGGTTTAGTAATATTTTAGCGCCAATTTTCAATGAAGCGGCGGATAAG ATTAAAGAGGAATTTCCCGATGCTGGTAAAGTAGTGCTAGGAAAAGTCGATTGTGATAAAGAAACAACGATAGCTTCAAGATTTCACATCAATAAGTATCCAACTTTGAAAATTGTACGAAATGGACAGCTTAGCAAGCGTGAATATCGTGGTCAGCGATCGGCGGATGCTTTTCTGGAATTTGTTAAAAAGCAATTGGAGGATCCAATTAAAGAGTTCCAAAGTTTGAAGGATCTAGAGACACTTGATTCAAAGAAACGGAGCATAATTGGTTATTTCGATCGCAGAGATCAGCCTGAATATGATACATTTAGAAAGGTGGCTACCAATCTAAAGGAAGATTGCCAATTCCATGTTGGTTTTGGTGATGCATCTCTGGCTATGCATCCACCCg gtACCCCCATAATTGTATTCAGGCCAGATGTGGCTTTGTCACACGATAATGATGAAACCTTCACTGGAAGTCTACAGAATTTCGATGAGCTCAAAATTTGGATCCAAGAGAAATGTGTGCCACTTGTGAGGGAAATAACATTTGAGAATGCCGAAGAATTAACTGAGGAGGGTCTACCATTCCTCATTCTCTTCCATCGGCCGGATGACCATAATTCCATTAAGGATTACAAATCCATTATTGAACGGCAATTGTTAGATGAGAAAC AGAACGTTAATTTCCTTACTGCAGATGGTAAACGATTTGCCCATCCCCTACACCATTTAGGAAAATCTGAAGATGATTTACCTTTGATTGCAATTGATTCATTCAAGCATATGTATCTGTTTCCTCACTTTAGTGATATGTATACAGCAGGCAAGCTAAAGCAATTCCTTCAGGATCTCTACAGTGGCAAGCTGCACAG AGAGTTCCATTATGGGCCGGATCCCACAAATAATGAGATACAAGCTGAAACCGGAAAGGGCACATCGCCACCTGAGTCTAAATTCAAAGAACTGGGACCCTCAAAACATCGCTATACCTTGCTAGAGAAAGATGAACTGtaa